The genomic window GTCTCGCGAAGCCAAATAGTGGCATGCTGAATAGTTACGTGTAACTTCGTGTTCTTTTTGAGGGGAAAATGACCTGTTTTAGAAAATATTCCATTGTTTTCATCGTGACGCTTCTCTCATGTATTGGACCCGTCGGTCGTGCCACTCCCGCCGGTGACGTGGACGGGCTGGGAGAATGGCGCATTGAACAAGGGGAAGTCAGTTCAAGTGCCCTTTGGGGAGTTTACTTTATCTCCGCCAATGAAGGCTGGGCCGTTGGCGCCCTCGGCAGTATTCTCCACACAACGGATGGAGGGGTGCACTGGCGGGCGCAATTCAGAAAAAGAGGAGAACGCTTCTTCTCTATCCATTTCCCCGACCGGAAAAATGGCTGGGCGGCAAGTTGGACGGGAAACCTCTATCACACAAAAGATGGTGGAAGAAGCTGGGTGAAACAGAAAGGTCCGAAGGTGGCCTGGCTGTGGTATATCCGCTTCGTTGATGACAAGACGGGCTGGGCCGTCGGTGCCCAGGGGGCGGTATTTCATACCTCTGATGGCGGGGAGCACTGGGTGCTTCGGGATGTCGGGTACAATGCCGGCCCCCTACTAGAGGTCTTTTTTCTTAATAAAAAACTGGGTTGGATCACCGGATGGGATGGGGTCGTTCTCCACACCAGAGATGGGGGGAACAAGTGGGTTCGACAGGATACCGGGACGAAGATCCCTCTCGAAGGCATCTTTTTTGTGAATGAGAATGATGGCTGGGCGGTTGGACGAAGAGGGGTGATAGTCCATACGAACGACGGGGGAAAGACTTGGAGTCCTCAGGAGAGTCATTTTCAAAAATCGCTGCTGCTCTCTGTACAATTTTCTTCTCCTAAGATCGGGTGGATTGCCGGGGGTTCGGGGGTCTTCCTTAGGACAGAAAATGGGGGGGAGACCTGGGTGGCGATTGAGGTGCCGACCGACAAGACGATGGAAGGGATGTCCTTTGGTGACGCAAAGCATGGCTGGGCCGTCGGTTGGGGAGGGTTTATTATTCACACGGCAGACAGCGGCCTGACCTGGGACACCCAGAACTATGGTTTTGCGGAACGCCTTTTCAAGATCCATTTTTTTGATAAGCGCCACGGCTGGATCGTTGGAGAAGCGGGGGCGATTAAATATTCAGACGACGGCGGCGACACCTGGACCTTTCAGGAGAGCGGAACTGAATCCTGGCTTTTCGGGGTTCAGTTCACCTCCCTCAAAGAAGGTTGGGCCGTCGGCGCACAAGGGGCGATCCTCCGTACCGTGGATGGCGGAAAACATTGGAAGACGCAGAAGAAATTGACAGAGGGCAGCCTGGAAAACGTCTACTTCTTAACATCGAAAATTGGCTGGGTCATTGGAGGAACCGGAATTATCTTCAAGACCGTCGACGGGGGAAAGAACTGGCGTTTGCAATTCAGTCACACGACTCAATCCCTTACCGATATCATCTTTATGGATGAGAAGAGAGGCTGGCTGACGGGGGCCGGCGGGACACTTCTTCAGACCAAGGATGGCGGGAACACATGGGACCCTTTCCCCTTCCCTGTCAGGGCGCTTTTTGCCAGAGTTATTTCCCAGGGACCTGATAAGGGCTGGATTGTCGGGGGGGACGGAATTATCCTGACGACCGAAAATGGAGGGAAGACCTGGGTCCCAAGGGAGAGTGGACTGACAGAGGGGCTTTGGGATATTGCGATGATTGGAGATGAGGGTTGGGCCGTGGGTGATCTTGGGTCGATGGTGTATACCCGGGACGGAGGGAAAAGCTGGGTAATTGTAGAGAGTGGTGTGAACCAGCAGATCAACAGCCTCCACTTTTCCAATCCTGATAAGGGAATGGCCATCGGAAAGGGAGGCCTCGTGCTCCGATATGAGCGTAAAAGCGCAAAGGCGCGGTCCACGGGAACCCGAAAGACCTCGTCCAGGAAATAGGCCTGAACACGCTTAGCGAGCACAATCCTCGCCGCTCTGAGGCGGGGATCTTCAAAATCACAAAGGACGCTATGGAATCACTTCCGGATCGACGTTCAGAATGGTTCGTTCCCCGGTTTGGCCCCCTCAAATTTCGTATATTTATCGGCCTCCTCTTTCTCCCTTATACCGGAATGGTTCTCTCTTATACCGTCATCGGCGCCATGCTGGCAGAAAGAATCTTCTGGGACCGTGTTCTTGCAATCGTCCTGATTTATTTTCTGGGGCTGGGGGTTGCGGCCCATGCCCTGGACGCCATCGGCGGAGAGGCGGCGAAGCCCTGGGGACAACATTTTTCAAAACGGGGACTGTGGTTTCTTGCAGTCAGTGCCTTGATTCCGGCATATGGTATCGGGATATATTATATCCTCTATTGGACACCCTTGCTTCTCGCCATCGCCCTCCTCGAAGGGTTTTTTCTGTTCGCATACAACCTGGAATGGTTCAATGGGCGTTTTCACACCGATTACTGGTTTGCCTTTTCCTGGGGTGTCCTTCCGGTGTTGGGTGGGTACATCATTCAAACCAACAGCATTTCCCTCCCCTCGCTGATCGTTGCCGGTGCGATGGGGCTTGTCAGCCTTGTTGAAATAAATGCCTCACGTCCCTATAAAGAAATCAAGCGCTCAAAAAGGGAGTCTGATTTACATCACTTGAAGCGGTATGAGATGATCTTGAAGGGAGTCAGCATGGCAATGCTCCTCCTGGGAACGGGAATGCTCCTCTGGCGATTGAAAATGTAGGGGAGAGGATCGATGAAGCTGTCCAGTTTGTTTTACTTATTTTTACTTAAAGTGGCATTTATTGCGCTGATCATCCTGCTTGCCAGGAAGTCAGGTATTTTCTTTTTGTAGGGGGCTTGGTGATGGATACCTTTCGCAAGATTCGGAAGATCCTGAAGGGTCAGCCGGTCATTGAAGGCGCAGGGGTACACCTGATGCGTCTTTTTGGTTCCCCGGAGACTCAGCTCCTCGATCCCTTCCTTCTTCTCGATGATTTTCACTCCAGCAACCCGGACGATTACATGGCCGGATTTCCGATGCACCCTCATCGGGGAATCGAAACAATCACCTACATGCTGCATGGGGAAGTCGCGCATCGGGACAGCATGGGCAATCGCGGGGTCATCCAAGGCGGAGATGTTCAATGGATGACGGCGGGGGGAGGCATTATCCACGAAGAGATGCCGAAGCGTTCAGAGGGGGAGCTCTGGGGGTTTCAACTGTGGGCGAATCTGCCCGCGTCACACAAAATGGTGGCCCCCCGATATCAGAATATAAAAGCCAATGAGATCCCAAGAGTGTCTCCAAATACGGATGTTTCCATTAAGGTGATCTGTGGAGAGGTCGGAGGCATAAAAGGACCGGTTCAGGGGACCGTGAGCTGCCCGGAATATTTTGATGTTACGATCACCCCCGATGCCGTTTACGAGCATGCGACGGAGAAAGAACACACCGTATTTGCCTATGTGATTGAGGGTGAAGGATTGTTTGGAGAGGAAGCCCCTGTACCGATCCTGCCTGGAAACCTGGTTCTTTTCGGACAGGGTAGTGGAATCCGAGTAAGGACCGTAGCGCAACCGGTCCGTTTTCTTCTGGTCTCAGGACAAGCGATCAGAGAACCGATTGCCTGGTCCGGCCCGATTGTCATGAATACAAAGAAAGAACTTGAAACCGCCTTCGAAGAATATCGTCTCGGCACATTTTTAAGGCACAATTAGTTGAGGAAGCTCTGATTTAGGGTGCCCAATTGGTCTGGCTTTGAGACTTTTTTTCACAAAATAAATGTGTTAGGATAGCGAAATTTAAGATTTTTTTAGTGTTTTGAATAAGATGCCTGACATGGGAAAAATCATTGCGATTGCAAATCAAAAGGGAGGGGTTGCCAAGACGACGACAGCGATCAATCTCGCTGCTTCTCTGAGTGTCGCAGAAAAAAAAGTCCTCTTGATTGACCTCGACCCGCAGGGAAATGCAACCAGTGGTCTGGGGGTCGATTCGGAAGAACTCACTGGAAGTGTTTATGATCTTTTCACCGGTCGAAGCGTGGTCTCTGAATTGCTGGTCGAGACCGGAGTGTCGAGACTGGATCTTCTTCCATCGCACATTGATCTGGTAGGTGCTGAACTGGAGTTGGTGGGGGTCAAGGGCAGAGAGAAGGTCTTGAAAGATCATTTGGCGGGGGAGATCGATCAATATGACTATGTTCTCATCGACTGCCCCCCATCACTCAGCCTCCTGACGGTAAATGCGCTTACGGCGGCAGATTCTCTTCTCATCCCCTTACAGTGTGAATACTATGCCATGCAAGGACTCAAACAACTGATGGATACCGTGATGCTGGTGCAGGGATCCCTCAATCCCAACATCCGGATTGAAGGAATTCTGCTGACCATGTACGACCGACGAAATAATCTGAGCAATCAGGTTTCAAGTGAGATCCGGACGCACTTCGGGCAACAAGTATTCAAGAAGGTCATCCCGCGCAATATTACCCTGGCCGAGGCGCCAAGCCATGGAAAGCCGGCCCTCTATTACGATGCACTCTCACGCGGGGCTCAGGCCTATCTCGCATTGGCGAAGGAGGTGATCGAACGTGGCGCGTAAGGCACTCGGAAGAGGATTGGGTCTCACCGCACTTCTTCCTGCAGCAGAGACCGGGACACAAACCATTCGTGAGATCGGTATCGATCAGATTGTTCCGAACCGCTACCAGCCCAGAAAAAACTTTGATACGGATGCCCTGGCTTCACTGGCGGCCTCACTGAAGACGAATGGCTTGATCCAACCCCTTGTCGTTCAAGGTGAAGCCAATGGGAAGTTTGAACTGATTGCGGGAGAACGGCGTTGGCGGGCGGCCCGGATGGCCGGTTTTTCAAAAATTCCGGTGATGGTCAAGAAGCTCCAGGAGCGTGAAATGATGGAGTGGGCCCTTCTTGAAAATATTCAACGGGAAGATTTGAACCCGATCGAAAAGGCGCAGGCTTACTCCCGTCTGACGACGGAATTTTCATTGACTCAGGAGGAGATCGCCGAACGAATCGGGATCGATCGCTCCTCGGTTGCAAATTTCCTTCGACTCCTCCAGCTGCCTGAAGCGCTCTGGAAGGAGATTTCAGAAGGGCGACTTACGATGGGGCACGCGAAGGTCCTCCTTTCTTCAAATATCAAGGAAGATCTCTTGCGATTTGCAGAAGAGATTAAATCCAAAGGTTTGTCTGTCCGGCAACTGGAGGCGCTCGTCCAGAAGAAAAAGGGGACTTTCTCGTCGAAGACTCCCCGTGCTGGAGAGGCCTCGTCGCCTGAAAGTCTGGAAGTCGAGGACCGGCTCCGCCGTTCCCTGGGAACAAAGGTTCGCTTGATACAACAGGGTCACAAGGGTGAGATCCGGATAGCGTACTACTCATTGGAAGATCTGGAAAGAATTCTGGAGAAAATAGTTTAGGATATTTATAAGCTGTCATTAACCTGGAAGCGGCCAATGCTTCTAGAACGTGTAACGGAGGAGAGATGGGAAGAAAAGAAAACATGGATGAGATTATTGCCTTTCTTGGGAAGGGGACCGAGTTTAAAGGAATTATTACCTATACAGGAACGATTCGAATCGATGGAAAGGTTGAGGGAGAGATCGTTTCAGAGGGATCCCTGGTCATCGGAGAATCCGCAGATGTTCAGGCGGAGATTATCGTCGAGACTGTCGTCTGCAGCGGAAAGATCTCAGGTAATGTCCGAGCCAGCAAGAAGGTCCATCTTC from Candidatus Manganitrophaceae bacterium includes these protein-coding regions:
- a CDS encoding pirin family protein produces the protein MDTFRKIRKILKGQPVIEGAGVHLMRLFGSPETQLLDPFLLLDDFHSSNPDDYMAGFPMHPHRGIETITYMLHGEVAHRDSMGNRGVIQGGDVQWMTAGGGIIHEEMPKRSEGELWGFQLWANLPASHKMVAPRYQNIKANEIPRVSPNTDVSIKVICGEVGGIKGPVQGTVSCPEYFDVTITPDAVYEHATEKEHTVFAYVIEGEGLFGEEAPVPILPGNLVLFGQGSGIRVRTVAQPVRFLLVSGQAIREPIAWSGPIVMNTKKELETAFEEYRLGTFLRHN
- a CDS encoding ParA family protein, whose translation is MGKIIAIANQKGGVAKTTTAINLAASLSVAEKKVLLIDLDPQGNATSGLGVDSEELTGSVYDLFTGRSVVSELLVETGVSRLDLLPSHIDLVGAELELVGVKGREKVLKDHLAGEIDQYDYVLIDCPPSLSLLTVNALTAADSLLIPLQCEYYAMQGLKQLMDTVMLVQGSLNPNIRIEGILLTMYDRRNNLSNQVSSEIRTHFGQQVFKKVIPRNITLAEAPSHGKPALYYDALSRGAQAYLALAKEVIERGA
- a CDS encoding ParB/RepB/Spo0J family partition protein encodes the protein MARKALGRGLGLTALLPAAETGTQTIREIGIDQIVPNRYQPRKNFDTDALASLAASLKTNGLIQPLVVQGEANGKFELIAGERRWRAARMAGFSKIPVMVKKLQEREMMEWALLENIQREDLNPIEKAQAYSRLTTEFSLTQEEIAERIGIDRSSVANFLRLLQLPEALWKEISEGRLTMGHAKVLLSSNIKEDLLRFAEEIKSKGLSVRQLEALVQKKKGTFSSKTPRAGEASSPESLEVEDRLRRSLGTKVRLIQQGHKGEIRIAYYSLEDLERILEKIV
- a CDS encoding polymer-forming cytoskeletal protein; protein product: MGRKENMDEIIAFLGKGTEFKGIITYTGTIRIDGKVEGEIVSEGSLVIGESADVQAEIIVETVVCSGKISGNVRASKKVHLLPKAIFDGSINTPSLVIDEGVQFNATCNMNMKNSEKEESVTALHAVGQETQG